In one window of Mercurialis annua linkage group LG4, ddMerAnnu1.2, whole genome shotgun sequence DNA:
- the LOC126677022 gene encoding DNA ligase 6 isoform X2 produces MEIESLTSTSQSLKTLNSLTLYQSSLSSLSIPNQIPPNQLSSFPPSKHIPKTHFLIDAFRSSATAATTAYFLTHFHSDHYSGITSNWSRGIIFCSHITANLLIHILNVPSQFVYPLNLNETVIIDGSEVTLIDANHCPGAVQFLFRVKSFGGIEMYVHTGDFRYCSDMKEARVLREFVGCDAVFLDTTYCNPKFVFPKQDESIDYIVGVIERIGGGEFREKSSKSVLFLVATYVVGKERILIEIAKRCRRKVFIDGRKMKVLSVLGYGDCGVFTEDATETDVHVVGWNVLGETWPYFRPNFVNIKEVMVERGYSRVVGFVPTGWTYEVKRNKFSVRSKDSFEIHLVPYSEHSNYDELREYVKFLRPKRVIPTVGMDTENLDSKHVVKMQKHFAGLVDEIANKKQFLKGFHRQFSENAEKFDMEDVHDLSEGLNQEKEVKLNEEKAIEDKDSGVVLNSSVLEESGSQTLTTMNDEEAENIILELHEFLPLWVTRDQMLDLIGISGGNLVDAVSIFHERETEFHQQVFDSTTAVPSSQTGSINESELSSEPLSIRNSEQIISTPSSQNFISLRSCSNLSIKSSMSPGKKKRVVENKRSKKVKTKSKPETSGQKQSTITSFFTKTASSVSQGSVARLCPKLSPVDKDTLPNEDRPVYEDEIEQFIRIIGGSEASRGYATTILERTKGDINQALDMHYGKSEGNHGESIEKLVASGDLGEPQCRTDECSSSHDGIVLKEEEHRVDLSLQRSLTEAMAPSNVALPAEKYNPVQHACWRVGEPAPYLHLARTFDLVEAEKGKIRATSMMCNMFRSLLALSPEDVLPAVYLCTNKIAADHENIELNIGGSLVTSALEEACGTNRSKIRDMYNSLGDLGDVAQVFRQTQTLLAPAPPLLIKDVFSALRRISLQTGAGSTVRKKSLIVNLMRSCREKEIKFIVRTLVRNLRIGAMMRTVLPALAQAVAMNSLVSSSDEQKAESLKEKLQYLSAAAVEAYNILPSLDLVVPSLISKGIDFSTATLSMVPGVPIKPMLAKITNGVPQVLKVFQDKAFTCEYKYDGQRAQIHKLPDGSIRVFSRNGDETTSRFPDLITIIEESCKAAAMTFIVDAEVVAIDRKNGYKLMSFQELSSRERGGKDSLITVNKIKVRPLSRFVCLSLISCLLMENNLKSLFCDERKGYFEYAKEMTVEAHDASLTNEVTEAKMKAFLEDALHSSCEGIMVKTLDFKAEYSPSKRTDTWLKVKRDYVEELNDSLDLVPIGAWHGNGRKAGWYSPFLMACYNPETEEFQSVCRVMSGFSDAFYTEMKDYFSGDRVLLKKPPYYRTGEVPDKWFSAELVWEIRGAEFTVSPVHQAAVGLVHPSRGISMRFPRFIGSVSDRNAEECSTAEDIAEMFNSQTRKMDVTTAN; encoded by the exons ATGGAAATAGAATCATTAACATCAACCTCTCAATCACTCAAAACCCTAAATTCTCTTACCCTTTATCAATCTTCACTCTCTTCCCTTTCAATTCCGAATCAAATCCCTCCAAACCAACTCTCATCATTCCCTCCATCCAAACACATCCCTAAGACCCACTTCTTAATCGACGCCTTCCGCTCATCCGCCACCGCCGCAACCACCGCGTACTTTCTCACTCATTTCCATTCCGATCACTACTCCGGTATCACCTCTAATTGGTCTCGAGGTATAATCTTTTGCTCCCATATAACTGCTAATCTCTTAATTCATATCCTTAATGTACCCTCTCAGTTTGTTTACCCTCTGAATTTGAACGAGACTGTGATTATTGATGGCTCTGAAGTTACTTTAATTGACGCTAATCACTGCCCCGGCGCAGTTCAATTCTTGTTTAGAGTTAAGAGTTTTGGTGGGATTGAAATGTATGTTCATACTGGTGATTTTAGATATTGTAGTGATATGAAGGAGGCTAGGGTTTTGAGGGAATTTGTGGGTTGTGATGCGGTTTTCTTGGACACGACTTATTGTAATCCTAAATTTGTTTTTCCTAAGCAAGACGAGTCTATTGATTATATTGTTGGTGTTATTGAAAGAATTGGGGGAGGGGAGTTTCGAGAAAAGAGTAGTAAGAGTGTGTTGTTTCTTGTTGCGACTTATGTGGTTGGAAAAGAGAGGATTTTGATTGAGATTGCGAAGAGATGTAGAAGGAAGGTGTTTATTGATGGGAGGAAAATGAAGGTTTTGAGTGTTTTGGGATATGGGGATTGTGGGGTGTTTACGGAGGATGCGACTGAAACTGATGTTCATGTTGTTGGGTGGAATGTGTTGGGAGAGACTTGGCCTTATTTTCGGCCTAATTTTGTTAACATTAAGGAGGTTATGGTGGAAAGAGGGTACTCCAGGGTTGTGGGTTTTGTGCCAACTGGATGGACTTATGAAGTGAAGCGTAATAAGTTTTCGGTTAGGTCAAAAGATTCATTTGAGATTCATCTTGTTCCATATAGTGAACACTCAAATTATGATGAACTTAGAGAGTATGTGAAATTCTTGAGACCTAAGCGTGTTATTCCTACAGTTGGTATGGATACTGAAAATCTTGATAGTAAACATGTTGTTAAAATGCAGAAACATTTTGCCGGTTTGGTAGATGAAATTGCTAATAAGAAACAGTTTCTGAAGGGTTTTCATCGTCAATTCTCTGAGAATGCTGAGAAGTTCGATATGGAAGATGTTCATGACTTAAGTGAGGGATTGAATCAAGAGAAAGAGGTGAAATTAAATGAAGAAAAAGCCATTGAAGATAAGGATTCAGGTGTTGTTTTGAACTCATCAGTCCTGGAAGAATCTGGTTCGCAAACTTTAACCACAATGAATGATGAGGAAGCTGAGAATATCATACTAGAACTTCATGAGTTTTTGCCCTTATGGGTTACTCGAGACCAAATGTTAGATTTGATTGGCATATCAGGAGGGAATTTGGTCGATGCAGTTTCTATTTTTCATGAGCGCGAAACTGAATTTCATCAACAAGTTTTTGATAGTACTACAGCTGTCCCTTCATCTCAAACAGGCTCAATCAATGAATCTGAATTATCTTCAGAACCACTTTCTATTAGGAATAGTGAACAGATTATAAGTACTCCTTCAAGTCAAAACTTCATATCATTAAGATCTTGCTCAAATCTTTCAATCAAGAGCAGTATGTCCCCTGGAAAAAAGAAGAGGGTTGTGGAAAATAAGCGTAGCAAGAAAGTCAAAACTAAATCAAAACCTGAAACTAGTGGGCAGAAGCAATCCACGATTACAAGCTTTTTTACCAAAACCGCGTCTAGTGTTTCTCAAGGTAGTGTGGCGAGGTTGTGTCCTAAGCTATCTCCAGTAGATAAAGACACATTGCCGAATGAGGACAGACCAGTATACGAAGACGAGATAGAACAGTTCATTCGGATAATTGGTGGCAGTGAAGCATCAAGAGGCTATGCTACCACAATCCTGGAGAGGACCAAAGGAGATATAAATCAAGCACTAGATATGCACTATGGTAAATCAGAGGGTAATCATGGGGAGAGCATAGAGAAATTGGTAGCATCAGGTGATTTGGGGGAGCCCCAATGTCGTACTGATGAGTGCTCTTCTTCTCACGATGGAATTGTGTTAAAGGAGGAAGAACACCGTGTTGATCTGTCTCTGCAGAGATCATTGACAGAAGCTATGGCCCCATCTAATGTTGCATTACCAGCAGAAAAGTACAATCCTGTACAACATG CATGCTGGAGGGTTGGAGAACCTGCACCCTATCTCCATCTTGCACGAACATTTGACCTGGTTGAGGCTGAGAAGGGAAAGATTAGAGCTACTTCTATGATGTGCAATATGTTTAGAAG TTTGCTAGCGTTGTCTCCAGAGGATGTGCTACCTGCTGTGTACTTGTGCACAAACAAGATCGCTGCTGACCATGAAAATATA GAGCTAAATATTGGTGGCAGCTTAGTCACATCAGCGCTAGAAGAGGCATGTGGGACAAACAGGTCTAAAATAAGGGATATGTACAATAGTTTGGGGGACCTTG GTGACGTTGCTCAAGTATTCCGACAAACACAGACATTACTTGCTCCTGCTCCTCCCCTTCTTATCAAAGATGTATTTTCTGCCCTCCGAAGGATAAG TTTGCAGACAGGTGCTGGAAGCACTGTTCGAAAGAAAAGCCTCATTGTGAATCTTATGCGTTCCTGTAGGGAAAAAGAGATAAAATTTATTGTTAGAACTCTG GTTAGGAATTTACGGATTGGAGCAATGATGAGAACTGTTTTACCTGCACTGGCTCAAGCTGTCGCTATGAATTCCTTGGTCTCATCTTCTGATGAAcagaaagctgaaagtttgaaggAGAAACTTCAG TACCTTTCTGCTGCTGCTGTAGAAGCTTATAACATACTTCCAAGTTTG GATTTGGTTGTTCCGTCCCTCATAAGTAAAGGCATTGACTTTTCGACGGCAACCTTGTCAATGGTTCCAGGAGTACCTATTAAACCTATGCTTGCAAA AATTACAAATGGAGTTCCTCAAGTGCTAAAAGTTTTTCAGGATAAAGCTTTCACATGCGAATACAA ATATGATGGTCAAAGGGCCCAAATTCACAAATTACCAGATGGAAGTATACGTGTCTTTTCAAGAAATGGGGATGAAACAACTTCACGATTTCCGGATTTGATTACTATAATTGAGGAATCTTGTAAAGCTGCTGCGATGACTTTCATAGTAGATGCAGAG GTAGTTGCAATTGATAGAAAAAATGGCTACAAGCTGATGTCCTTCCAAGAATTATCTTCAAGGGAGAGAGGGGGCAAAGATTCATTAATCACAGTGAATAAGATAAAGGTGCGTCCATT GTCCAGATTTGTGTGTTTATCTTTGATATCATGTTTGCTAATGGAGAACA ATCTTAAGAGCTTGTTTTGCGATGAGAGAAAGGGTTATTTTGAATATGCTAAGGAAATGACG GTTGAAGCACATGATGCTTCTTTGACGAATGAAGTAACAGAGGCCAAGATGAAAGCTTTTCTGGAAGATGCATTACACTCCTCATGTGAAGGAATTATGGTGAAAACTCTAGATTTTAAAGCTGAATATTCCCCTTCAAAACGCACTGACACATGGCTAAAG GTCAAGCGAGATTATGTTGAAGAATTGAATGATTCTCTTGATTTAGTTCCTATTGGTGCTTGGCATGGAAATGGTAGAAAGGCGGGATG GTATAGTCCATTCCTCATGGCATGTTACAACCCTGAGACTGAGGAATTCCAAAGTGTATGCCGTGTCATGTCTGGGTTCTCGGATGCATTTTACACTGAG ATGAAAGACTACTTTTCTGGAGATAGAGTGTTGCTGAAAAAGCCGCCGTACTACCGAACTGGTGAGGTCCCTGATAAGTGGTTTTCTGCAGAACTTGTTTGGGAAATACGTGGCGCAGAATTTACAGTTTCACCGGTTCACCAGGCGGCTGTAGGTTTAGTTCATCCATCCCGTGGAATATCAATGAGATTTCCAAGATTTATTGGCTCTGTTTCAGATAGAAATGCAGAAGAATGTAGCACAGCTGAAGACATTGCAGAAATGTTTAATTCTCAAACAAGGAAGATGGACGTAACAACTGCAAATTGA
- the LOC126677022 gene encoding DNA ligase 6 isoform X1: MEIESLTSTSQSLKTLNSLTLYQSSLSSLSIPNQIPPNQLSSFPPSKHIPKTHFLIDAFRSSATAATTAYFLTHFHSDHYSGITSNWSRGIIFCSHITANLLIHILNVPSQFVYPLNLNETVIIDGSEVTLIDANHCPGAVQFLFRVKSFGGIEMYVHTGDFRYCSDMKEARVLREFVGCDAVFLDTTYCNPKFVFPKQDESIDYIVGVIERIGGGEFREKSSKSVLFLVATYVVGKERILIEIAKRCRRKVFIDGRKMKVLSVLGYGDCGVFTEDATETDVHVVGWNVLGETWPYFRPNFVNIKEVMVERGYSRVVGFVPTGWTYEVKRNKFSVRSKDSFEIHLVPYSEHSNYDELREYVKFLRPKRVIPTVGMDTENLDSKHVVKMQKHFAGLVDEIANKKQFLKGFHRQFSENAEKFDMEDVHDLSEGLNQEKEVKLNEEKAIEDKDSGVVLNSSVLEESGSQTLTTMNDEEAENIILELHEFLPLWVTRDQMLDLIGISGGNLVDAVSIFHERETEFHQQVFDSTTAVPSSQTGSINESELSSEPLSIRNSEQIISTPSSQNFISLRSCSNLSIKSSMSPGKKKRVVENKRSKKVKTKSKPETSGQKQSTITSFFTKTASSVSQGSVARLCPKLSPVDKDTLPNEDRPVYEDEIEQFIRIIGGSEASRGYATTILERTKGDINQALDMHYGKSEGNHGESIEKLVASGDLGEPQCRTDECSSSHDGIVLKEEEHRVDLSLQRSLTEAMAPSNVALPAEKYNPVQHACWRVGEPAPYLHLARTFDLVEAEKGKIRATSMMCNMFRSLLALSPEDVLPAVYLCTNKIAADHENIELNIGGSLVTSALEEACGTNRSKIRDMYNSLGDLGDVAQVFRQTQTLLAPAPPLLIKDVFSALRRISLQTGAGSTVRKKSLIVNLMRSCREKEIKFIVRTLVRNLRIGAMMRTVLPALAQAVAMNSLVSSSDEQKAESLKEKLQYLSAAAVEAYNILPSLDLVVPSLISKGIDFSTATLSMVPGVPIKPMLAKITNGVPQVLKVFQDKAFTCEYKYDGQRAQIHKLPDGSIRVFSRNGDETTSRFPDLITIIEESCKAAAMTFIVDAEVVAIDRKNGYKLMSFQELSSRERGGKDSLITVNKIKVQICVFIFDIMFANGEHLLQLPLRRRRTYLKSLFCDERKGYFEYAKEMTVEAHDASLTNEVTEAKMKAFLEDALHSSCEGIMVKTLDFKAEYSPSKRTDTWLKVKRDYVEELNDSLDLVPIGAWHGNGRKAGWYSPFLMACYNPETEEFQSVCRVMSGFSDAFYTEMKDYFSGDRVLLKKPPYYRTGEVPDKWFSAELVWEIRGAEFTVSPVHQAAVGLVHPSRGISMRFPRFIGSVSDRNAEECSTAEDIAEMFNSQTRKMDVTTAN; the protein is encoded by the exons ATGGAAATAGAATCATTAACATCAACCTCTCAATCACTCAAAACCCTAAATTCTCTTACCCTTTATCAATCTTCACTCTCTTCCCTTTCAATTCCGAATCAAATCCCTCCAAACCAACTCTCATCATTCCCTCCATCCAAACACATCCCTAAGACCCACTTCTTAATCGACGCCTTCCGCTCATCCGCCACCGCCGCAACCACCGCGTACTTTCTCACTCATTTCCATTCCGATCACTACTCCGGTATCACCTCTAATTGGTCTCGAGGTATAATCTTTTGCTCCCATATAACTGCTAATCTCTTAATTCATATCCTTAATGTACCCTCTCAGTTTGTTTACCCTCTGAATTTGAACGAGACTGTGATTATTGATGGCTCTGAAGTTACTTTAATTGACGCTAATCACTGCCCCGGCGCAGTTCAATTCTTGTTTAGAGTTAAGAGTTTTGGTGGGATTGAAATGTATGTTCATACTGGTGATTTTAGATATTGTAGTGATATGAAGGAGGCTAGGGTTTTGAGGGAATTTGTGGGTTGTGATGCGGTTTTCTTGGACACGACTTATTGTAATCCTAAATTTGTTTTTCCTAAGCAAGACGAGTCTATTGATTATATTGTTGGTGTTATTGAAAGAATTGGGGGAGGGGAGTTTCGAGAAAAGAGTAGTAAGAGTGTGTTGTTTCTTGTTGCGACTTATGTGGTTGGAAAAGAGAGGATTTTGATTGAGATTGCGAAGAGATGTAGAAGGAAGGTGTTTATTGATGGGAGGAAAATGAAGGTTTTGAGTGTTTTGGGATATGGGGATTGTGGGGTGTTTACGGAGGATGCGACTGAAACTGATGTTCATGTTGTTGGGTGGAATGTGTTGGGAGAGACTTGGCCTTATTTTCGGCCTAATTTTGTTAACATTAAGGAGGTTATGGTGGAAAGAGGGTACTCCAGGGTTGTGGGTTTTGTGCCAACTGGATGGACTTATGAAGTGAAGCGTAATAAGTTTTCGGTTAGGTCAAAAGATTCATTTGAGATTCATCTTGTTCCATATAGTGAACACTCAAATTATGATGAACTTAGAGAGTATGTGAAATTCTTGAGACCTAAGCGTGTTATTCCTACAGTTGGTATGGATACTGAAAATCTTGATAGTAAACATGTTGTTAAAATGCAGAAACATTTTGCCGGTTTGGTAGATGAAATTGCTAATAAGAAACAGTTTCTGAAGGGTTTTCATCGTCAATTCTCTGAGAATGCTGAGAAGTTCGATATGGAAGATGTTCATGACTTAAGTGAGGGATTGAATCAAGAGAAAGAGGTGAAATTAAATGAAGAAAAAGCCATTGAAGATAAGGATTCAGGTGTTGTTTTGAACTCATCAGTCCTGGAAGAATCTGGTTCGCAAACTTTAACCACAATGAATGATGAGGAAGCTGAGAATATCATACTAGAACTTCATGAGTTTTTGCCCTTATGGGTTACTCGAGACCAAATGTTAGATTTGATTGGCATATCAGGAGGGAATTTGGTCGATGCAGTTTCTATTTTTCATGAGCGCGAAACTGAATTTCATCAACAAGTTTTTGATAGTACTACAGCTGTCCCTTCATCTCAAACAGGCTCAATCAATGAATCTGAATTATCTTCAGAACCACTTTCTATTAGGAATAGTGAACAGATTATAAGTACTCCTTCAAGTCAAAACTTCATATCATTAAGATCTTGCTCAAATCTTTCAATCAAGAGCAGTATGTCCCCTGGAAAAAAGAAGAGGGTTGTGGAAAATAAGCGTAGCAAGAAAGTCAAAACTAAATCAAAACCTGAAACTAGTGGGCAGAAGCAATCCACGATTACAAGCTTTTTTACCAAAACCGCGTCTAGTGTTTCTCAAGGTAGTGTGGCGAGGTTGTGTCCTAAGCTATCTCCAGTAGATAAAGACACATTGCCGAATGAGGACAGACCAGTATACGAAGACGAGATAGAACAGTTCATTCGGATAATTGGTGGCAGTGAAGCATCAAGAGGCTATGCTACCACAATCCTGGAGAGGACCAAAGGAGATATAAATCAAGCACTAGATATGCACTATGGTAAATCAGAGGGTAATCATGGGGAGAGCATAGAGAAATTGGTAGCATCAGGTGATTTGGGGGAGCCCCAATGTCGTACTGATGAGTGCTCTTCTTCTCACGATGGAATTGTGTTAAAGGAGGAAGAACACCGTGTTGATCTGTCTCTGCAGAGATCATTGACAGAAGCTATGGCCCCATCTAATGTTGCATTACCAGCAGAAAAGTACAATCCTGTACAACATG CATGCTGGAGGGTTGGAGAACCTGCACCCTATCTCCATCTTGCACGAACATTTGACCTGGTTGAGGCTGAGAAGGGAAAGATTAGAGCTACTTCTATGATGTGCAATATGTTTAGAAG TTTGCTAGCGTTGTCTCCAGAGGATGTGCTACCTGCTGTGTACTTGTGCACAAACAAGATCGCTGCTGACCATGAAAATATA GAGCTAAATATTGGTGGCAGCTTAGTCACATCAGCGCTAGAAGAGGCATGTGGGACAAACAGGTCTAAAATAAGGGATATGTACAATAGTTTGGGGGACCTTG GTGACGTTGCTCAAGTATTCCGACAAACACAGACATTACTTGCTCCTGCTCCTCCCCTTCTTATCAAAGATGTATTTTCTGCCCTCCGAAGGATAAG TTTGCAGACAGGTGCTGGAAGCACTGTTCGAAAGAAAAGCCTCATTGTGAATCTTATGCGTTCCTGTAGGGAAAAAGAGATAAAATTTATTGTTAGAACTCTG GTTAGGAATTTACGGATTGGAGCAATGATGAGAACTGTTTTACCTGCACTGGCTCAAGCTGTCGCTATGAATTCCTTGGTCTCATCTTCTGATGAAcagaaagctgaaagtttgaaggAGAAACTTCAG TACCTTTCTGCTGCTGCTGTAGAAGCTTATAACATACTTCCAAGTTTG GATTTGGTTGTTCCGTCCCTCATAAGTAAAGGCATTGACTTTTCGACGGCAACCTTGTCAATGGTTCCAGGAGTACCTATTAAACCTATGCTTGCAAA AATTACAAATGGAGTTCCTCAAGTGCTAAAAGTTTTTCAGGATAAAGCTTTCACATGCGAATACAA ATATGATGGTCAAAGGGCCCAAATTCACAAATTACCAGATGGAAGTATACGTGTCTTTTCAAGAAATGGGGATGAAACAACTTCACGATTTCCGGATTTGATTACTATAATTGAGGAATCTTGTAAAGCTGCTGCGATGACTTTCATAGTAGATGCAGAG GTAGTTGCAATTGATAGAAAAAATGGCTACAAGCTGATGTCCTTCCAAGAATTATCTTCAAGGGAGAGAGGGGGCAAAGATTCATTAATCACAGTGAATAAGATAAAG GTCCAGATTTGTGTGTTTATCTTTGATATCATGTTTGCTAATGGAGAACA CCTCTTGCAGTTACCTCTCCGCCGAAGAAGGACCT ATCTTAAGAGCTTGTTTTGCGATGAGAGAAAGGGTTATTTTGAATATGCTAAGGAAATGACG GTTGAAGCACATGATGCTTCTTTGACGAATGAAGTAACAGAGGCCAAGATGAAAGCTTTTCTGGAAGATGCATTACACTCCTCATGTGAAGGAATTATGGTGAAAACTCTAGATTTTAAAGCTGAATATTCCCCTTCAAAACGCACTGACACATGGCTAAAG GTCAAGCGAGATTATGTTGAAGAATTGAATGATTCTCTTGATTTAGTTCCTATTGGTGCTTGGCATGGAAATGGTAGAAAGGCGGGATG GTATAGTCCATTCCTCATGGCATGTTACAACCCTGAGACTGAGGAATTCCAAAGTGTATGCCGTGTCATGTCTGGGTTCTCGGATGCATTTTACACTGAG ATGAAAGACTACTTTTCTGGAGATAGAGTGTTGCTGAAAAAGCCGCCGTACTACCGAACTGGTGAGGTCCCTGATAAGTGGTTTTCTGCAGAACTTGTTTGGGAAATACGTGGCGCAGAATTTACAGTTTCACCGGTTCACCAGGCGGCTGTAGGTTTAGTTCATCCATCCCGTGGAATATCAATGAGATTTCCAAGATTTATTGGCTCTGTTTCAGATAGAAATGCAGAAGAATGTAGCACAGCTGAAGACATTGCAGAAATGTTTAATTCTCAAACAAGGAAGATGGACGTAACAACTGCAAATTGA